The nucleotide window AAAAGGCCCACGTTCCTGCAAGAACACAGCATGCCGCAAAGAAAACGTATGTGCCATAACCAATATTAGCCATCATTGCCGGAGTCACGATTCCAACAATGAAATTGGACAGCCAATTGACACAAGTTGACAACGCGACCCCTTTAGAACGGAGTACATTTGGGAAGACCTCCGAGGGCAGGGCCCAGCCGAGAGGTGAGTATGTATTCCCGTAGACAAGAATGTACAGGAAGGCCATCGCCACACAGGCCCAACCAGCCGATGGGTTAGCCCAATTGGGCCCATAAAGAGCCATTAGTACAGCAATGACGACATAGCAGGCTCCCATAAGGAAACCTCCTAGTATAGCCAGGGGTCGCCGACCAACTTTGTCGATGGTGAAGAAACAGACTAGGACAGTGAGAAGCTGAAGTGAATTGAATACACCCGACAAAATCAAGGACATCTCGCCCTTCTGGCCGATTGAAGTGAAGAGCGTCGGCGCGTAGTATATGAAGGCATTTACACCCGAGAATTGTTGGAAAAATCCTACACCCACGCCGACTGCTGTCCTTTTCCAGGTCTGCGGCTTGAATAGATCCATCCATATCAGGGCCTCTCGCTTGATGCCAGTCACTCCCGGGCGTTGTTGCTTTTCCATGAGTTTCTGGGCTCTAACCTCACTGATTATTGCGTTGAACTCAGCCTGGACTTTCTGATCGCTCAATGGAAGGCCGCGCAGCCGACTCAGACTTTTGAGACAATCCTCAGGCCGATCAACGAGCGCCAGCCACCGTGGTGAGTATGGGAAGAAATGGATACCGATTCCAACAAGAGTTGCGCTAACCATCTGCAAGCCAAAGGGCACACGGAATGAAGCTTCACTGTTTACTAATCTCATGCCGAACGTTATCCAATATGCTATGACTGACCCGGACACGAGGCAAATGGATTCGAGCACTAATAGGGTTCCTCGCAGGTTTGGTGGTGAAATTTCTGAGATGTAAAGTGGTGCGCCCTGGTGTTGCCAGATATGTTAGCAAGCTGTCTTGCATGGGACAGGAGATTCATCTCTACCATAGCCAGTGTACCAACCCCGATACCACCAATTGCTCTTCCAGCAACCAGCATGCCGTAACTTTGGGCAGAGGTCTGGATAATGGCCCCGATGTCAAAAATAATAACGACCACCGTCAGGGCCCACTTCCTGGAGACCTTGTCGGCAAGGTAAGGCATGAAGATACAACCGACAAATGCCCCCAGGAGCAGCATGCCTGTCATGAACCCTTTGCCAAATTCACTCTCCGCCTGCGGGATAGCCGCATGAAATTGCGGCATGACATTGATGACTGATATAACTCCTTGGTCATACCCAAAGCTGAAACCCCCAAGAGAAGCAAGGCAGGCGGCTCCAAGAACATACCCCGAGCTGAAAAGCCCTCTGACGCCATCCGGTCCATATGAAGGCATCATATCCAGCGCTTCAACACCCCTCTCATCATGCTCCACCGTAGTATCATCCTCTTTTGTCTTTTGATGCATTGAAAATCTTGAGCGAGTTATAACTCTTGACCGTTTCTCCATGTATTTACCTGATTGAGGACGCAGGGCTGAGCACTTAAGTAGCCCGTGGGGCAGGAGATATTTGACTGGAGTTACCCCGGCCGGCTCTAAACACATCCCCCCAGACGGCCAAAAGGTATAAGCGCACCAATCACATCTACTCAAGTGGCGTACAGGGATTACGAAAATGACAGGCGCATCGGACATCTCTCTTGACCTGACCTCCGGCTACTTACCATGATTATTAGTCCCGTGTCGTGTCGGTCAGTCATTGGGCGAATAACGCACTTACTCGTCTCTCCATAAGCCGGGTGGCCGGAGAGATGTGGATTATAGGCATTCTGTCTACAATGAAGTGCCTTGATGAGTTCTGCTAGATGGCTGAAAATACGATGATTTCCAGAGCCACATGGTCTCCGTCACCGAAGACACCGCTTGGGGTGTAGTGAGGAAAAGAGGCTTTTCGAAAATGGGCCATGTCAATAGCTTGTCTATCAAATATCTAGAGCGCTCAGATTGGTCATGGTCAACGATTTCTTTGATTCAAATAACTGTTTGCCCCAGACATTCTTGGTGCAACACCCCGGCTATATTCACGACCGAACAGCAACCGGGCTTATCAACCCGGATACCAAATGACAGGTGGAATGAACCAGTAATGCACCACATGTTGGGCCTCTCATAAGACTAGATCCAACAAAAACTTTTTTTGCTTGGCATTGTAACTAACAATCGCCCCTATACTACATACGTCAGGACATGCGAATTTAGGAATACGTAACCGTTGTAACCCTTCTACGGCTTTTGCGGGGTCCCCACACGTCTCGAGGGCATTATTGTTTCTGGGGAAGGCTGCCTGTGCAAGCCGGGATGCTCCGAGGTACCCCATCAAAGTCTTTGTTTCTACCACCGGCCTCCACTCATCCGTTCATGTCTCTCCACGTCGGGGTCCGGGAACGTTGTAACATGGCACGGAGTCGGGTGACAGACATCGGACTTAATCACTGCAGAAAAGGGGTTCGGATATGCGCCCCGGTTCCAACCCCCTCGGCCGATTCACGTGATGTTAGGCCGTCAACGTAAGTATAGGCCTCGATACCATTGTGCATGAGGAACTGAGCTTCTACTATCTCATCTTGATGACCCCTAGTGGACCTTATCagttctctctctgtccCCTTGAGCCGTTATGCAGTACAGACTTCTATTAGCAGGCGACAGAGCCGACTTCACCACGCTCGAATTCGAccagaagagaggaaagttGAGCATCCTTGCTAATTATGCAGCCCCCTTCAATGCTTCCTGGGTCGAGCTATCGTCATCGCAAAGGGGCCTGGATCAACTTGTCGGCCTATCCGAGGGGAACGAGTCGGGTCTTTTGTATACCTTCGAGATAGATCACCTGAAAAAGGATTACACAATTACCAGCCAGTTGCCAACTCTGGGAGCGCCTGGTCACTGTAGGTAGATACATCACTCGGTTTACCGTATGGTTCTTATTAGTGACAATTTGGTCTCACTAGTCGTCAAGTTGCATGATAATACTGCACTAGCTCTTGGAACTGTTAGTTGACATCAGGTCCTCCCGTTTCGACACATCTACTAACATTTCACTCCATGTAGTATCTGGGAGGATCTGTTGCCCTCTATCCCATTTCCAGAACAGACAATGGCAAGATACTGCTTCAAAATGTTCCGCGAGCGGAGATTCTACCGGAATTTCCCTATCAGTCGATTGGACACGGTCCTAACAAGGCCCGTCAGCAACAATGCCATGTGCATCAAATATTGGAAGACAGCCGAGGAATAATATACGCCCCGGATCTGGGATCTGATAGGGTTTGGATACTTCGGCGCGACGGCGCTCAGCATCTTGAAGTCTGCGGCTGGCTACAGTGCCCTCCCGGAACGGGCGCTCGACATGCCGTATTGACTCCCAATGGTATGTTCTCTTAGCCTCAACACGGAGATCCCATGTTCCGGAGCTAGCTGACCTTAATTGCTAGAGACAATTATGTACGTTATTGGAGAGCTCTCGCACACTGTCATCGCCTTCGATGTATCAGCTGCCCCTGCAGAGGGCATACCCCCGATTGGTGGCTTCGCACCGAGTATAATCCCTCCGGAGGTTCACCCTGATCATCAAGGCATGATGGATTCTGCCGAAATCAGTCTTCATCCCTCCATTCCTAACGTTATATATGCCAGCAATCGCTGGGAGAGGCACATCGCGCAGCGTGAACCATACCTCCGCAGTGTGCCTCGCGATCTACCTCCAGGAGATGCGATCGCTATTATCCTGCTCTCCGAGGACGGCCGGAAGGTCAACGACATCAAGCACGTACGGACAGGCGTTGATGTCATCCGTGGCATGCGGCTCAGTGACGACGGCAGGTATGCCGTTGTAGTCGGACAAGAAGGGGGTGGCGTGGAGGTCTATGAAATCAACGGGGAAAAGGGGGACAAGTGGACTTTGATGGCTGCCCTGAAGGAGGGGCTAGAAAACGGGATAAAGCATGCCATTTGGTTGTAAGAGGGTCTACATAGACCGGGGGAGCGCATGGACACGTATACTTGAGATTGAGTTGAATTTAGCGTATTGCCTTTGTAgaatggaaggaagagcACTAGATGATTCTAAAACCCAACCCCTACCCCCAACCAGTGACCTCCCCAGAAGAGATATATTTGAGTTTAACATTCAAATATTCCTTCTCTATATAACCCTAAGAGGTAGGGAGGGGCTGTCCATGCCTTGAGTGCAATGTTGTCATATGTCAATGTTAGGCTTTCAGTTGCTAAAATGTTGGATCGAATGACTCTGCAGCCTTTTGTTTCATGTACATCAAGCTTTTTTCAAGGCTATGAGTCTGATGAGTGGAAAGAAGCTAATATTCGACAGGTAATTACGGTTGCGAATTCCAAAATAGACAAAAGACAACCCGAGCACATTCCTCGCAATCAAATTAACAAAATCTACTGGATGATGTTCATGTTCTGAAGACATTTCTAAAGCTAGCCGTTTCTCATGTTCAACGTCATACCAACGTTTCAAACAAATTGGCTGCCTTTGGTAATACCCGAGCATACAAGGGACAACACATGGCGCTGCACCTGCTCCGCTGATCCTTCAACAGTGATGGTAGTGACATCCCACTCGCTCTTCTGTGGCTCCTCCAGGACTTGCAGCTGGGAACGCACCATATTGCTCTTCATGTAGTGGCCCTCTCGCAGATTCACACGTTGCATAAGTGTCACCTCACTTACCTTAAGGTAAATAAAGTGGATTTTGATCTGCGACGAGCCGTACGCAGCGATGCGCATGACCTCGCGGTACTTCTCTTTCAAGGCGGAACAGGAAACGATCACCGAGTTTGGGGGATGAAAGTTGTTGCGTTGGCTAGGGGACAGGGCCTGAAGGGTGGCCTCGCCCAGAGCAATAAGCCAGTCCCAGCGATCTTCATCCGCAAGAGGTACTCCGTTCCTCATTTTATCTTTGTTGGATCCAGGATGGTACTGATGTGTGTCAAAAGCCAGCTTATTTGCCTATGATGATTCAAAGTCCATCCTTCATGGACAGTTACCAACCTATGTCATCTACTTCGAGGAACGGTACACCCAGCGAGTGTCGCAAATATTCACATATTGTTGTCTTCCCAGACCCGGCAGGACCAGTAAAAACCCAAGTATGTTGCAACTGTGTTCCTCCGGGAGCTCGCATGGGATCAAGTACGACTAGGCGTTCAGTGCGAGCGGCATGATTGGCACTCAATCGCATAGTTCAGA belongs to Aspergillus luchuensis IFO 4308 DNA, chromosome 3, nearly complete sequence and includes:
- a CDS encoding sugar porter family MFS transporter (COG:G;~EggNog:ENOG410PVXD;~InterPro:IPR005829,IPR005828,IPR003663,IPR036259, IPR020846;~PFAM:PF00083,PF07690;~TransMembrane:12 (i35-58o87-107i114-133o139-161i173-192o204-225i306-328o340-363i370-395o401-421i442-463o469-490i);~go_component: GO:0016020 - membrane [Evidence IEA];~go_component: GO:0016021 - integral component of membrane [Evidence IEA];~go_function: GO:0022857 - transmembrane transporter activity [Evidence IEA];~go_process: GO:0055085 - transmembrane transport [Evidence IEA]); the encoded protein is MHQKTKEDDTTVEHDERGVEALDMMPSYGPDGVRGLFSSGYVLGAACLASLGGFSFGYDQGVISVINVMPQFHAAIPQAESEFGKGFMTGMLLLGAFVGCIFMPYLADKVSRKWALTVVVIIFDIGAIIQTSAQSYGMLVAGRAIGGIGVGTLAMGAPLYISEISPPNLRGTLLVLESICLVSGSVIAYWITFGMRLVNSEASFRVPFGLQMVSATLVGIGIHFFPYSPRWLALVDRPEDCLKSLSRLRGLPLSDQKVQAEFNAIISEVRAQKLMEKQQRPGVTGIKREALIWMDLFKPQTWKRTAVGVGVGFFQQFSGVNAFIYYAPTLFTSIGQKGEMSLILSGVFNSLQLLTVLVCFFTIDKVGRRPLAILGGFLMGACYVVIAVLMALYGPNWANPSAGWACVAMAFLYILVYGNTYSPLGWALPSEVFPNVLRSKGVALSTCVNWLSNFIVGIVTPAMMANIGYGTYVFFAACCVLAGTWAFFLVPETTGRTLEEIDEVFGKVSKQAHSEITGETTSEVVREANRVDV
- a CDS encoding uncharacterized protein (COG:G;~EggNog:ENOG410PKM1;~InterPro:IPR015943,IPR019405;~PFAM:PF10282;~go_function: GO:0005515 - protein binding [Evidence IEA]), encoding MQYRLLLAGDRADFTTLEFDQKRGKLSILANYAAPFNASWVELSSSQRGLDQLVGLSEGNESGLLYTFEIDHLKKDYTITSQLPTLGAPGHFVKLHDNTALALGTYLGGSVALYPISRTDNGKILLQNVPRAEILPEFPYQSIGHGPNKARQQQCHVHQILEDSRGIIYAPDLGSDRVWILRRDGAQHLEVCGWLQCPPGTGARHAVLTPNETIMYVIGELSHTVIAFDVSAAPAEGIPPIGGFAPSIIPPEVHPDHQGMMDSAEISLHPSIPNVIYASNRWERHIAQREPYLRSVPRDLPPGDAIAIILLSEDGRKVNDIKHVRTGVDVIRGMRLSDDGRYAVVVGQEGGGVEVYEINGEKGDKWTLMAALKEGLENGIKHAIWL
- a CDS encoding gluconokinase (COG:G;~EggNog:ENOG410PNMQ;~InterPro:IPR027417,IPR006001;~go_function: GO:0016301 - kinase activity [Evidence IEA];~go_process: GO:0005975 - carbohydrate metabolic process [Evidence IEA]), with the translated sequence MRNGVPLADEDRWDWLIALGEATLQALSPSQRNNFHPPNSVIVSCSALKEKYREVMRIAAYGSSQIKIHFIYLKVSEVTLMQRVNLREGHYMKSNMVRSQLQVLEEPQKSEWDVTTITVEGSAEQVQRHVLSLVCSGITKGSQFV